In the Girardinichthys multiradiatus isolate DD_20200921_A chromosome 4, DD_fGirMul_XY1, whole genome shotgun sequence genome, one interval contains:
- the lyve1a gene encoding lymphatic vessel endothelial hyaluronic acid receptor 1a isoform X2, with protein MNANSARLPAPQHAPSNLSPVMNIIWVCISSLLAFSLVFSMQNKSNLGVFPTTNQSIAGVIHVSYLNDQNQLQYAFNASEGRKICQYLGLSIASKAQVKEALSRGLETCRFGWTDEQIAVIPRIHALGNCGRNQTGLVPWRASVTYQFDVFCFNESDALTQLKDTVTDDPLSTSEHTHSANSTLTTQSMSYSSTHPPFTTSTPETMKNEVDPVPFVRSAQSSAKGEGTACALTRRSSSSSKITTRQRSGYL; from the exons ATGAATGCAAACTCTGCAAGACTGCCTGCTCCCCAGCACGCTCCATCAAACCTCTCACCAGTCATGAATATCATCTGGGTGTGCATCTCTTCACTTCTGgcattttctttagttttctcTATGCAAAACAAAAGCAACCTAGGAG TCTTCCCAACAACCAACCAGAGTATAGCTGGTGTAATCCATGTGAGTTACCTAAACGACCAAAACCAGCTTCAGTATGCCTTTAATGCCTCTGAAGGCCGAAAGATCTGTCAGTACCTTGGACTCAGCATTGCATCAAAAGCTCAGGTGAAGGAAGCTCTCAGCAGAGGTTTGGAAACATGCAG GTTTGGATGGACTGATGAACAAATTGCAGTCATTCCCCGCATCCATGCACTGGGTAACTGTGGCCGAAACCAGACTGGACTGGTGCCATGGCGAGCCTCTGTAACATACCAGTTTGATGTGTTCTGCTTCAATGAATCAG ATGCATTAACACAATTGAAGGATACAGTAACTGATGACCCTCTGAGCACCTCCGAGCACACTCACTCAGCAAACTCCACCCTCACAACTCAGTCTATGTCCTACTCATCCACCCATCCTCCTTTCACTACATCAACTCCTGAAACCATGAAAAATGAGGTGGACCCAGTTCCATTTGTCAGAAGTGCACAAAGCTCTGCCAAAG GGGAAGGCACTGCTTGCGCTCTGACaagaaggagcagcagcagcagcaagatTACAACCAGACAGAGGAGCGGATACCTGTGA
- the mrvi1 gene encoding inositol 1,4,5-triphosphate receptor associated 1 isoform X5 yields the protein MPTLPEEEEDSPEELDSSSSSPRTSTTGESQAVIMTAPTIIYPQKAVIVQQEGCSLEQARPHSPRARQARNSSGAPITTVDSTGNVIDLVKDQLPELQLSKEDRQKNLELLEQAKMVSDRFLTRRGRRSISSLTDSPTGLSPAPTPPSSPCSSRSSSLIGPPQTATGTTEATHASPLSVSQHLEVPTGREQCDLKNQDPEDEPSVDCKLDEKRKVSSGTLTPRFAVQKDSRDLTRPKSPQVVSKADEVSGQNLNPTPATGVAKPVPRPPTQQAPCTAEIKTIGAFPPLMRAVSWDAVGSPNSRTGAPGFPPTVDEVFSDKSRDGVFKSSLYTDLQAQPGSIQKLSKLREEHKLMRNQSIVGSKLPDLSEAAEQDKGPLPSAKTTSTEEMKEKFDAMPNISDVMLRKLKLHRGLPGCAPPLTEKEVENAFIQLSLAFRNDNYTLETRLKQAERERNLTEEDTEKELEEFKGALKMTAPQWQNMEQRDAYHRLIETVAVLYRLTTRLSSRAELVGAVRQEKRMNKATEVMMQYVENLKRTYEKDHAELMEFKKLANQNSNRCYGASVDTGDDGIPRSSRSMSLTLGKALPRRRVSVAVVPKFNLLNIPGQTPVTTGPGSNVGLTTGAALPVLCEANDVKSSSPTEAVQLAGECGKGGMEPESEPAKPPVNLEEIRAEIRAEMSAKIEEEAYSKGYQEGLKHSKAVLEEKHAEEMDAEKLLELRHKDEESGKRYKSSRRMEEVLVLLSRFCPSISVSRRLLWVVLMLFVVMCVLISIFTFFTDYYNRREDT from the exons ATGCCCACCTTGCCTGAAGAAGAGGAGGACTCTCCCGAAGAACTGGACAGTTCATCCAGCTCTCCCAGAACA TCCACAACAGGTGAAAGCCAAGCCGTTATTATGACCGCCCCCACCATTATCTACCCGCAAAAGGCTGTCATTGTCCAACAAGAGGGATGTTCCCTTGAACAGGCCAG GCCACACAGTCCCAGAGCTCGCCAGGCCAGAAACTCCTCTGGAGCACCCATCACCACAGTTG ACAGCACCGGTAATGTGATTGACCTAGTGAAGGACCAGCTTCCGGAGCTTCAGCTGTCTAAGGAGGATCGGCAAAAGAACCTGGAGCTTCTTGAACAGGCCAAGATGGTCAGCGATCGCTTTCTGACCCGCCGGGGACGCCGATCCATCAGCAGCCTCACCGACTCACCCACAG GTCTCTCTCCAGCTCCAACACCACCATCCTCACCATGTTCATCAAGAAGCAGCTCTTTAATTGGCCCGCCTCAGACCG CTACAGGGACCACAGAGGCCACACATGCCTCCCCACTCTCAGTCAGTCAG CACTTAGAGGTGCCAACAGGGAGAGAGCAGTGTGATTTAAAGAACCAGGACCCGGAG GATGAGCCGTCAGTGGACTGTAAGCTGGATGAGAAAAGAAAAGTGTCCTCTGGAACGCTAACACCTCGCTTTGCTGTTCAAAAAGACAGCCGTGACCTCACCAGGCCTAAGAGTCCTCAGGTAGTCAGTAAAGCTGATGAGGTTTCAGGTCAAAACCTAAACCCGACCCCAGCCACAGGGGTGGCCAAGCCCGTCCCCAGACCCCCTACTCAGCAGGCTCCCTGCACAGCGGAGATCAAAACAATCGGTGCCTTCCCTCCGCTGATGAGGGCTGTCTCGTGGGATGCCGTTGGCAGCCCTAATTCAAGAACCGGAGCCCCTGGTTTCCCACCAACAGTTGACGAGGTTTTCTCAGATAAATCcagagatggtgtgttcaagtcCTCATTGTACACGGACCTGCAAGCCCAACCAGGCAGCATACAGAAACTGTCCAAACTAAGAGAG GAGCACAAGCTGATGCGTAACCAGAGTATAGTTGGCTCCAAGTTACCGGACCTGAGTGAAGCTGCTGAGCAGGATAAAG GACCTCTTCCTTCTGCAAAGACCACAAGCACCGAGGAGATGAAGGAGAAGTTTGACGCCATGCCAAACATTTCAGATGTGATGCTGAGAAAACTCAAACTTCACCGGGGTCTGCCAGGCTG TGCACCTCCACTCACTGAGAAAGAAGTTGAG AATGCATTCATCCAGCTGTCTCTTGCATTTCGTAACGACAACTACACGCTGGAGACACGACTCAAACAAGCAGAGAGGGAGAGGAACCTGACGGAGGAAGACACTgagaaggagctggaggagttcAAAGGAGCGCTGAAG ATGACTGCACCGCAGTGGCAGAACATGGAGCAAAGGGACGCCTACCACCGCCTTATAGAGACAGTGGCAGTGCTGTACCGACTGACCACACGACTCTCCAGTAGAGCAGAACTAGTTGGAGCAGTTCGGCAG GAGAAACGTATGAACAAAGCCACTGAGGTGATGATGCAATATGTGGAAAATCTGAAGAGGACATATGAGAAAGACCATGCAGAGCTGATGGAATTTAAGAAACTGGCTAACCAGAACTCAAATCGCTGTTATGGAGCATCCGTAGACACAGGAG atGATGGGATTCCACGGTCATCAAGATCAATGTCCCTCACCCTTGGAAAG GCTTTACCCAGACGCAGGGTAAGCGTCGCAGTGGTGCCTAAGTTTAACCTCCTCAACATCCCGGGTCAGACCCCAGTCACTACCGGCCCGGGCTCAAACGTGGGACTTACAACGGGTGCTGCTCTTCCTGTCCTG TGTGAAGCAAATGATGTGAAAAGCAGCTCTCCCACTGAAGCAGTTCAACTGGCAGGAGAGTG TGGAAAGGGTGGGATGGAGCCGGAAAGCGAGCCAGCCAAACCTCCAGTAAACTTGGAGGAGATCAGAGCTGAGATCAGAGCCGAGATGAGTGCAAAGATCGAGGAGGAAGCATACAGTAAAGG CTACCAAGAGGGACTGAAGCACAGCAAAGCGGTCCTGGAAGAGAAACACGCAGAAGAAATGGATGCAGAGAAACTGCTGGAGCTGAGACACAAGGATGAGGAAAGTGGAAAGAGGTATAAGAGCAGCAG gaggatggaggaggtaCTGGTTCTTCTTAGTCGGTTTTGTCCCTCGATCTCCGTCAGCCGGCGCCTTCTTTGGGTCGtcctgatgctgtttgtggTGATGTGCGTGCttatcagtattttcacatTCTTCACTGACTACTACAACCGCCGTGAGGACACATAG
- the mrvi1 gene encoding inositol 1,4,5-triphosphate receptor associated 1 isoform X4, whose protein sequence is MKLQSEKKLFLPEFSLKQGNRNLRGPCNFSSPFTFPLTHSHPSQSSIMPTLPEEEEDSPEELDSSSSSPRTSTTGESQAVIMTAPTIIYPQKAVIVQQEGCSLEQARPHSPRARQARNSSGAPITTVDSTGNVIDLVKDQLPELQLSKEDRQKNLELLEQAKMVSDRFLTRRGRRSISSLTDSPTGLSPAPTPPSSPCSSRSSSLIGPPQTATGTTEATHASPLSVSQHLEVPTGREQCDLKNQDPEDEPSVDCKLDEKRKVSSGTLTPRFAVQKDSRDLTRPKSPQVVSKADEVSGQNLNPTPATGVAKPVPRPPTQQAPCTAEIKTIGAFPPLMRAVSWDAVGSPNSRTGAPGFPPTVDEVFSDKSRDGVFKSSLYTDLQAQPGSIQKLSKLREEHKLMRNQSIVGSKLPDLSEAAEQDKGPLPSAKTTSTEEMKEKFDAMPNISDVMLRKLKLHRGLPGCAPPLTEKEVENAFIQLSLAFRNDNYTLETRLKQAERERNLTEEDTEKELEEFKGALKMTAPQWQNMEQRDAYHRLIETVAVLYRLTTRLSSRAELVGAVRQEKRMNKATEVMMQYVENLKRTYEKDHAELMEFKKLANQNSNRCYGASVDTGDDGIPRSSRSMSLTLGKALPRRRVSVAVVPKFNLLNIPGQTPVTTGPGSNVGLTTGAALPVLCEANDVKSSSPTEAVQLAGECGKGGMEPESEPAKPPVNLEEIRAEIRAEMSAKIEEEAYSKGYQEGLKHSKAVLEEKHAEEMDAEKLLELRHKDEESGKRYKSSRRMEEVLVLLSRFCPSISVSRRLLWVVLMLFVVMCVLISIFTFFTDYYNRREDT, encoded by the exons CTCCAGTCAGAGAAGAAACTCTTCCTGCCagagttttctttaaaacaaggcAACCGTAACTTGAGGGGGCCCTGTAACTTCTCCAGTCCTTTTACCTTCCCATTGACACACTCCCATCCCTCTCAGTCCTCCATCATGCCCACCTTGCCTGAAGAAGAGGAGGACTCTCCCGAAGAACTGGACAGTTCATCCAGCTCTCCCAGAACA TCCACAACAGGTGAAAGCCAAGCCGTTATTATGACCGCCCCCACCATTATCTACCCGCAAAAGGCTGTCATTGTCCAACAAGAGGGATGTTCCCTTGAACAGGCCAG GCCACACAGTCCCAGAGCTCGCCAGGCCAGAAACTCCTCTGGAGCACCCATCACCACAGTTG ACAGCACCGGTAATGTGATTGACCTAGTGAAGGACCAGCTTCCGGAGCTTCAGCTGTCTAAGGAGGATCGGCAAAAGAACCTGGAGCTTCTTGAACAGGCCAAGATGGTCAGCGATCGCTTTCTGACCCGCCGGGGACGCCGATCCATCAGCAGCCTCACCGACTCACCCACAG GTCTCTCTCCAGCTCCAACACCACCATCCTCACCATGTTCATCAAGAAGCAGCTCTTTAATTGGCCCGCCTCAGACCG CTACAGGGACCACAGAGGCCACACATGCCTCCCCACTCTCAGTCAGTCAG CACTTAGAGGTGCCAACAGGGAGAGAGCAGTGTGATTTAAAGAACCAGGACCCGGAG GATGAGCCGTCAGTGGACTGTAAGCTGGATGAGAAAAGAAAAGTGTCCTCTGGAACGCTAACACCTCGCTTTGCTGTTCAAAAAGACAGCCGTGACCTCACCAGGCCTAAGAGTCCTCAGGTAGTCAGTAAAGCTGATGAGGTTTCAGGTCAAAACCTAAACCCGACCCCAGCCACAGGGGTGGCCAAGCCCGTCCCCAGACCCCCTACTCAGCAGGCTCCCTGCACAGCGGAGATCAAAACAATCGGTGCCTTCCCTCCGCTGATGAGGGCTGTCTCGTGGGATGCCGTTGGCAGCCCTAATTCAAGAACCGGAGCCCCTGGTTTCCCACCAACAGTTGACGAGGTTTTCTCAGATAAATCcagagatggtgtgttcaagtcCTCATTGTACACGGACCTGCAAGCCCAACCAGGCAGCATACAGAAACTGTCCAAACTAAGAGAG GAGCACAAGCTGATGCGTAACCAGAGTATAGTTGGCTCCAAGTTACCGGACCTGAGTGAAGCTGCTGAGCAGGATAAAG GACCTCTTCCTTCTGCAAAGACCACAAGCACCGAGGAGATGAAGGAGAAGTTTGACGCCATGCCAAACATTTCAGATGTGATGCTGAGAAAACTCAAACTTCACCGGGGTCTGCCAGGCTG TGCACCTCCACTCACTGAGAAAGAAGTTGAG AATGCATTCATCCAGCTGTCTCTTGCATTTCGTAACGACAACTACACGCTGGAGACACGACTCAAACAAGCAGAGAGGGAGAGGAACCTGACGGAGGAAGACACTgagaaggagctggaggagttcAAAGGAGCGCTGAAG ATGACTGCACCGCAGTGGCAGAACATGGAGCAAAGGGACGCCTACCACCGCCTTATAGAGACAGTGGCAGTGCTGTACCGACTGACCACACGACTCTCCAGTAGAGCAGAACTAGTTGGAGCAGTTCGGCAG GAGAAACGTATGAACAAAGCCACTGAGGTGATGATGCAATATGTGGAAAATCTGAAGAGGACATATGAGAAAGACCATGCAGAGCTGATGGAATTTAAGAAACTGGCTAACCAGAACTCAAATCGCTGTTATGGAGCATCCGTAGACACAGGAG atGATGGGATTCCACGGTCATCAAGATCAATGTCCCTCACCCTTGGAAAG GCTTTACCCAGACGCAGGGTAAGCGTCGCAGTGGTGCCTAAGTTTAACCTCCTCAACATCCCGGGTCAGACCCCAGTCACTACCGGCCCGGGCTCAAACGTGGGACTTACAACGGGTGCTGCTCTTCCTGTCCTG TGTGAAGCAAATGATGTGAAAAGCAGCTCTCCCACTGAAGCAGTTCAACTGGCAGGAGAGTG TGGAAAGGGTGGGATGGAGCCGGAAAGCGAGCCAGCCAAACCTCCAGTAAACTTGGAGGAGATCAGAGCTGAGATCAGAGCCGAGATGAGTGCAAAGATCGAGGAGGAAGCATACAGTAAAGG CTACCAAGAGGGACTGAAGCACAGCAAAGCGGTCCTGGAAGAGAAACACGCAGAAGAAATGGATGCAGAGAAACTGCTGGAGCTGAGACACAAGGATGAGGAAAGTGGAAAGAGGTATAAGAGCAGCAG gaggatggaggaggtaCTGGTTCTTCTTAGTCGGTTTTGTCCCTCGATCTCCGTCAGCCGGCGCCTTCTTTGGGTCGtcctgatgctgtttgtggTGATGTGCGTGCttatcagtattttcacatTCTTCACTGACTACTACAACCGCCGTGAGGACACATAG
- the lyve1a gene encoding lymphatic vessel endothelial hyaluronic acid receptor 1a isoform X1, with the protein MNANSARLPAPQHAPSNLSPVMNIIWVCISSLLAFSLVFSMQNKSNLGVFPTTNQSIAGVIHVSYLNDQNQLQYAFNASEGRKICQYLGLSIASKAQVKEALSRGLETCRFGWTDEQIAVIPRIHALGNCGRNQTGLVPWRASVTYQFDVFCFNESDALTQLKDTVTDDPLSTSEHTHSANSTLTTQSMSYSSTHPPFTTSTPETMKNEVDPVPFVRSAQSSAKAKVVLIACICGLLITTIAALAYLKLGRHCLRSDKKEQQQQQDYNQTEERIPVKTITETTNEVLEDQRIEVDSDAE; encoded by the exons ATGAATGCAAACTCTGCAAGACTGCCTGCTCCCCAGCACGCTCCATCAAACCTCTCACCAGTCATGAATATCATCTGGGTGTGCATCTCTTCACTTCTGgcattttctttagttttctcTATGCAAAACAAAAGCAACCTAGGAG TCTTCCCAACAACCAACCAGAGTATAGCTGGTGTAATCCATGTGAGTTACCTAAACGACCAAAACCAGCTTCAGTATGCCTTTAATGCCTCTGAAGGCCGAAAGATCTGTCAGTACCTTGGACTCAGCATTGCATCAAAAGCTCAGGTGAAGGAAGCTCTCAGCAGAGGTTTGGAAACATGCAG GTTTGGATGGACTGATGAACAAATTGCAGTCATTCCCCGCATCCATGCACTGGGTAACTGTGGCCGAAACCAGACTGGACTGGTGCCATGGCGAGCCTCTGTAACATACCAGTTTGATGTGTTCTGCTTCAATGAATCAG ATGCATTAACACAATTGAAGGATACAGTAACTGATGACCCTCTGAGCACCTCCGAGCACACTCACTCAGCAAACTCCACCCTCACAACTCAGTCTATGTCCTACTCATCCACCCATCCTCCTTTCACTACATCAACTCCTGAAACCATGAAAAATGAGGTGGACCCAGTTCCATTTGTCAGAAGTGCACAAAGCTCTGCCAAAG CAAAGGTTGTGCTCATTGCTTGCATCTGTGGTCTACTCATTACCACAATAGCTGCTCTTGCATACCTAAAACT GGGAAGGCACTGCTTGCGCTCTGACaagaaggagcagcagcagcagcaagatTACAACCAGACAGAGGAGCGGATACCTGTGAAGACTATTACAGAAACTACTAACGAAGTTCTGGAGGATCAGAGGATAGAAGTGGACAGTGATGCAGAATAA
- the ampd3a gene encoding AMP deaminase 3 codes for MRQGDTPLSKQSNMPRQFPKGTLSEAEKKAQLLAEKAYASALKEEVNKDALSMFTVPEDCPIGLQQAKDHELLKELAEQQSEESVKRRKSLRLIRSKSLSLQIPGNIDYPDSRTVTPSVSTSSTFSSVAENCPDFQRVTISGDYCAGVTVEDYEQAARSLFKALLLREKYSKLAYHRFSRTTSQFLRSAENMRWDVEDEVLPDVCPCPAGDEDPYSMDNIPENLNYELKMKDGIVYVYNSAEALRKEQPNDLPYPDLETFAIDLSHVLTMITDGPTKTYCHRRLNFLSSKFHLHEMLNEMAELKELKSVPHRDFYNVRKVDTHIHAAACMSQKHLLTFIQERYKSDKDRVVLEKDGQEMTLQEVFHSLSMDAYDLTVDSLDVHAGRQTFHRFDKFNSKYNPMGASELREIFLKTDNYINGEYFARIIKEVAVDLEESKYEHAEPRLSIYGCSPDEWDTLAKWFIHHKVHSPNMRWMIQVPRIYDIFKSKKLVSNFAKIVENIFLPLFKASVNPQNHKELHVFLKYVSGFDSVDDESKHSNHMFSYKSPKPEHWTAHDNPPYSYYIFYMYANIMVLNNLRKERGLNTFQFRPHCGEAGSITHLVSAFLAADNISHGLNLKKSPVLQYLYYLAQVPIAMSPLSNNSLFLEYSKNPLREFLHKGLCVSLSTDDPMQFHYTKEPLMEEYAIAAQLWKLSTCDVCEIARNSVLQSGLSHQEKKQFLGVNYLKDGHEGNDIRRTNVAQIRMAYRHETLCNELSFIADAVKSNAINSY; via the exons ACATGCCTCGTCAATTCCCAAAGGGAACTTTAAGTGAGGCAGAGAAGAAGGCGCAGCTACTGGCTGAGAAAGCTTATGCTTCGGCACTAAAAGAAGAAGTCAACAAGGATGCCTTGTCAATGTTCACTGTGCCTGAGGACTGCCCAATTGGCCTACAGCAAGCCAAAGATCATGAGCTGCTTAAGGAGCTGGCAGAGCAACAGTCAGAGGAGAGTGTCAAGAG GAGAAAAAGCCTGAGGCTGATCCGTTCCAAGTCCCTGTCCCTGCAGATCCCAGGGAATATAGATTACCCAGATTCCAGGACAGTTACACCATCAGTGTCCACTAGCTCCACCTTCTCATCAGTAGCAGAAAACTGTCCTGATTTCCAGAGAGTTACCATTAGTGGTGATTACTGTGCTGGA GTCACAGTGGAAGACTACGAGCAGGCAGCCAGAAGTCTGTTTAAAGCTCTGCTGCTTAGAGAGAAGTATTCAAAGCTAGCCTATCACAGATTCTCTAGAACAACAAGCCAGTTCCTTCGCAGTGCTGAGAACATGAGATGGGATGTAGAAGATGAAGTCCTGCCTG ACGTATGCCCATGTCCTGCAGGAGATGAGGATCCCTACAGTATGGACAACATCCCTGAGAATCTGAACTATGAACTGAAGATGAAGGATGgcattgtgtatgtgtataacAGTGCAGAGGCACTCAGAAAGGAACAGCCCAATGATCTTCCTTACCCAGACTTGGAGACCTTTGCCATAGATCTCAGTCATGTGCTGACAATGATCACAGATGGGCCCAC CAAGACCTACTGTCACAGAAGACTAAACTTCTTAAGTTCAAAGTTCCACCTCCATGAGATGCTcaacgagatggctgagcttaAGGAGCTGAAAAGTGTGCCTCACAGAGACTTTTACAATGTTAGGAAG GTTgacacacacatccatgcaGCTGCATGCATGTCTCAGAAACACCTGCTGACCTTCATCCAGGAAAGATACAAGTCTGATAAAGACCGTGTAGTCTTGGAAAAAGATGGGCAAGAGATGACCCTGCAGGAGGTTTTTCACAGTCTCAGCATGGATGCCTATGACCTCACTGTGGATTCTCTAGATGTACATGCT GGGAGGCAAACCTTTCACCGGTTTGACAAGTTCAATTCAAAGTATAACCCTATGGGTGCCAGTGAACTTCGGGAGATCTTTCTGAAAACAGACAACTACATTAATGGAGAATACTTTGCCCGGATCATAAAG GAGGTGGCCGTTGACTTGGAAGAGAGTAAGTATGAGCATGCAGAGCCACGCCTGTCGATATACGGATGCTCACCTGATGAGTGGGACACTCTCGCAAAGTGGTTCATTCATCACAAGGTCCACTCACCAAACATGAGGTGGATGATTCAAGTTCCCAGAATATA TGATATTTTCAAGTCAAAGAAACTGGTATCAAATTTTGCCAAGATTGTGGAGAACATATTCCTTCCTCTCTTCAAGGCATCTGTTAATCCACAGAACCACAAAGAACTTCACGTTTTCCTCAAATAT GTTTCAGGCTTTGACAGCGTAGATGATGAGTCCAAACACAGCAACCACATGTTCTCTTACAAGAGCCCAAAGCCAGAGCATTGGACCGCACATGACAACCCTCCCTACAGCTACTACATCTTCTACATGTATGCCAACATCATGGTGCTCAACAACCTGAGAAA AGAGCGTGGACTGAACACTTTCCAGTTTCGTCCCCATTGTGGAGAAGCAGGATCGATCACCCATCTGGTCTCTGCCTTTCTGGCTGCAGATAACATCTCACATGGACTCAACCTAAAAAAG AGTCCTGTGCTGCAGTACCTGTACTACCTGGCCCAGGTGCCCATTGCCATGTCTCCCCTCAGCAACAACAGCCTGTTCCTGGAATACTCCAAAAACCCTCTCAGAGAGTTCCTGCACAAAGGTCTGTGTGTGTCGCTGTCCACTGACGATCCCATGCAGTTTCACTACACCAAG GAACCGCTGATGGAAGAGTACGCTATAGCAGCTCAGCTGTGGAAGCTCAGCACCTGTGATGTCTGTGAGATTGCCAGGAACAGTGTGCTGCAAAGTGGACTAAGTCACCAG gagaaaaagcagtttttaggAGTGAACTACCTGAAAGATGGACATGAAGGCAATGATATCCGTCGGACCAATGTTGCCCAGATCCGCATGGCCTACAGACATGAGACGCTGTGCAACGAACTCAGCTTCATAGCCGATGCAGTGAAGTCCAATGCTATAAACTCCTACTAG